One genomic segment of Sminthopsis crassicaudata isolate SCR6 chromosome 2, ASM4859323v1, whole genome shotgun sequence includes these proteins:
- the PRLHR gene encoding prolactin-releasing peptide receptor has translation MTPDNRTSQSLLSALHPRNASPQFAGLQFVQSFKPLIIPGYSLVVSVGVVGNYLLIYVICRTRRMHNVTNFLVGNLAFSDILMCATCVPLTLAYTFEPRGWVYGRFLCYFVFLMQPVTVSVSVFTLTVIAVDRYHATAHPLRRRRLSVPACAGVLAAIWLLSCALAAPALLHTYHADFPELHFAICEEFWFHRERDRLAYAYSTLLLTYVLPLGIISVSYLRISVRLRNRVLPGNATSQQQAEWDRARRRKTFRLLVLVVAAFGACWLPLHIFNLVKDLDISLIDKRYFNLLQLLCHWLAMTSACTNAFLYAWLHDSFRCELKKMFCWRRWWRRRRRTKRVQPADGPPACPLATVVL, from the coding sequence ATGACCCCGGACAACCGGACTTCGCAGAGCCTGCTGTCCGCCCTGCACCCGCGCAACGCCAGCCCGCAGTTCGCGGGCCTGCAGTTCGTGCAGTCTTTCAAGCCCCTCATCATCCCCGGCTACTCGCTCGTCGTGTCCGTCGGGGTCGTGGGCAACTACCTGCTCATCTACGTCATCTGCCGGACCAGGCGAATGCACAACGTGACCAACTTTCTGGTGGGCAACCTGGCCTTCTCGGACATCCTCATGTGCGCCACCTGCGTGCCCCTGACTCTGGCTTACACCTTCGAGCCGCGGGGCTGGGTGTACGGCCGCTTCCTGTGCTACTTCGTGTTCCTCATGCAGCCCGTGACCGTGTCGGTGTCCGTGTTCACGCTGACGGTCATCGCGGTGGACCGCTACCACGCCACGGCCCACCCGCTGCGCCGCCGCCGCCTCAGCGTTCCCGCCTGTGCCGGCGTGCTGGCGGCCATCTGGCTGCTGAGCTGCGCCCTGGCGGCCCCCGCGCTCCTGCACACCTACCACGCCGACTTCCCCGAGCTGCACTTCGCCATCTGCGAGGAGTTCTGGTTTCACCGCGAGCGGGACCGGCTGGCCTACGCCTACAGCACCCTGCTGCTCACCTACGTGCTGCCCCTGGGCATCATCTCCGTGTCCTACCTGCGCATCTCCGTGCGCCTCCGAAACCGCGTGCTCCCGGGCAACGCCACGTCGCAGCAGCAGGCGGAGTGGGACCGGGCCCGGAGGCGCAAGACCTTCCGGCTGCTGGTGCTCGTGGTGGCCGCCTTCGGGGCGTGCTGGCTGCCGCTGCACATCTTCAACCTGGTCAAGGATCTGGACATCAGCCTCATCGACAAGCGCTACTTCAACCTGCTGCAGCTGCTCTGCCACTGGCTCGCCATGACCTCCGCGTGCACCAACGCCTTCCTTTACGCCTGGCTCCACGACAGCTTCCGCTGCGAACTCAAGAAGATGTTCTGTTGGAGACGTTGGTGGCGGCGGCGCCGGAGAACGAAGCGCGTCCAGCCCGCGGACGGACCGCCCGCGTGCCCTCTCGCCACCGTGGTCCTGTGA